Proteins encoded together in one Lathyrus oleraceus cultivar Zhongwan6 chromosome 5, CAAS_Psat_ZW6_1.0, whole genome shotgun sequence window:
- the LOC127078953 gene encoding uncharacterized protein LOC127078953 yields MASDQENSQDANAPDDTSEKEITRGITIMKSIIRDRDKAVTYNVNWNADNQLIGSNAAKLASYIGTLVRMHIPITATRWSNKELGSAKDKIWTEILRSFNIEDTTIRKKYILQLAGKRHRGWRTFLTNKYLKDKENFFVEYDPEYPVKYAIFITEEEWVAFVAQRRDENFKKVSATNRERASNPTYAYKKGRLGYARLEEKILDETKSDATSLPPHVLWKEARVGKDGTVRDDVQHIYDECVRDPISTISTAEDQENRSVLSRALNVPEYPGRVRGKGHGCTPTSLYKNPRRRNPSNQEVMETLQALQAQVLQLQKDNERYRCMEKCSSQLKETSEKASINCQNKFPEGISSCQLYLSSPTYRLVGKGKVHNTSGDLLHHRPLPDGHLKVSVDVVLDKEALLPIPDIVSETTLLRDAIGSFVAWPLDLIFIDDETPTKPASKDQGILRHNESVASQKEVFAQGSQQLSQKIGSRQKNKRDLPVTSLPKKRAFVPRYQISLETLVDSSDMATAGAIRSLDMEEDIFGYSCTETIGKEDLEHIFRHQELGVGVIHTYIRFLYDNFMRGNDQLSNRFRFVSSSLVNKALICREPDSCREYLVKRFMASSTNNLYLWPYNSGCHWLLLAIDPLKEVVYFLNSIDGEWTNYPDMKQLVDTSIKVFRSQRQARVPRTKSSNITWIKVQCPLQRNGIDCGYFVMRFMREIINMNQIEIPITISYDSK; encoded by the exons ATGGCTAGTGATCAAGAAAACTCACAAGATGCAAATGCTCCTGATGATACTTCAGAAAAAGAAATTACACGAGGCATCACTATTATGAAGAGTATCATTCGTGATAGAGATAAAGCAGTAACATATAATGTAAATTGGAATGCTGATAACCAACTAATTGGGTCTAATGCTGCAAAGTTGGCAAGCTACATTGGTACACTTGTTCGTATGCACATTCCAATCACTGCTACAAGATGGAGTAATAAAGAGTTGGGTAGCGCTAAAGATAAGATTTGGACTGAGATACTG AGGTCTTTTAACATTGAAGATACAACTATCCGAAAAAAGTATATActtcaattggccggaaaaagacaCAGAGGGTGGAGAACGTTTTTAACAAACAAGTATCTTAAGGACAAAGAAAATTTTTTTGTTGAATATGATCCGGAATATCCAGTGAAGTATGCGATCTTCATTACAGAAGAAGAATGGGTTGCTTTTGTAGCCCAAAGAAGAGACGAAAATTTCAAGAAAGTGAGTGCCACAAATCGCGAGAGAGCGTCAAATCCCACgtatgcatacaaaaaagggcgtTTGGGATATGCACGCTTAGAGGAAAAAATT TTAGACGAGAcgaaaagtgacgcaacatcaCTTCCGCCACATGTTTTGTGGAAAGAAGCTCGTGTGGGAAAGGATGGAACTGTTAGGGATGACGTTCAACATATTTATGATGAATGTGTAA GAGACCCTATCTCAACGATAAGCACAGCTGAGGACCAGGAGAACAGGAGCGTACTTAGTAGAGcactaaatgttcctgagtatcCCGGTCGGGTGAGGGGTAAAGGGCATGGTTGTACTCCAACTTCCTTGTATAAGAATCCAAGGAGAAGAAATCCTagcaatcaagaagtgatggAGACGTTGCAGGCATTACAAGCGCAAGTTCTTCAATTGCAAAAGGATAATGAGAGATATAGGTGTATGGAAAAGTGCAGTTCACAGTTGAAAGAAACTAGTGAGAAAGCCAGTATCAATTGTCAAAAtaaatttcccgag ggcatttcatCTTGTCAGCTATACTTATCGTCACCGACTTATCGCctagttggcaagggaaaagtgcacaacacttcgggaGATTTACTTCACCATAGACCGCTCCCGGATGGACACCTTAAAGTATCGGTTGATGTTGTATTAGATAAGGAAGCGTTGCTACCGATACCTGACATTGTTTCAGAGACAACATTGCTGCGAGATGCAATAGGATCATTTGTTGCATGGCCCTTGGATCTCATTTTCATTGATGATGAG ACGCCTACAAAACCCGCATCTAAGGATCAAGGGATTTTGCGGCACAACGAgtctgttgcatcacaaaaagaG GTATTTGCTCAAGGGTCACAACAACTGAGCCAGAAAATTGGTAGTCGACAGAAAAACAAAAGGGATCTTCCAGTGACTTCTTTGCCAAAAAAACGTGCTTTTGTGCCTCGATACCAGATATCTCTTGAAACACTTGTTGACTCATCAGATATGGCAACAGCTGGTGCTATTCGCTCACTGGATATGGAGGAAGATATCTTTGGTTATTCATGCACTGAAACAATCGGAAAAGAAGATCTGGAACATATTTTTCGGCATCAAGAATTAGGCGTCGGTGTTATACACACATACATCCG GTTCTTGTATGACAATTTCATGCGCGGGAATGATCAATTGTCAAACAGATTCCGTTTCGTGTCTTCCTCCCTGGTCAACAAAGCATTAATTTGTAGGGAACCGGATTCATGTAGAGAGTACTTAGTCAAGAGATTCATGGCCAGCAGTACAAACAACTTGTATCTTTGGCCGTATAATTCAGG GTGTCACTGGTTGTTGCTTGCTATTGATCCTTTAAAAGAAGTGGTATATTTTCTGAATTCGATAGATGGTGAATGGACAAATTATCCGGATATGAAGCAATTAGTTGATAC atCAATAAAAGTGTTCCGATCTCAAAGACAAGCTCGAGTACCACGTACTAAATCCAGCAACATTACGTGGATAAAAGTGCAG TGTCCTCTACAGCGCAACGGTATCGATTGCGGATACTTTGTAATGAGGTTTATGAGGGAAATCATTAATATGAATCAAATAGAGATTCCAATCACG ATTAGTTATGACTCCAAATAG